The sequence AGTGTTAATATAATTCTCTATTGCTTTAAGCGAAATTTTTATTTTACCATCAGGGTTATCAAAAGTTATAACTTTTGTTTTGTACAGATGGTCTAACCAATTTATTATCCAAACAATACCCACAAGTATTATGCCTGTACCTGTAAGCCCAAAAGAAATCTTTTCTTTCTCGATGTAGGCAGTAGCGTTAAAGAGAAAATCTTGTTTTGCCCATATTGCAAGAAAGAAAAAAGCAAAAAGACTGCCAGCCAGTATATATATGGTGCTGACAATTCTATTCCATATTTTCATTTATTACTCCCTGTTAAACAAAAGCGTTCTGCCAAATTTGGCAATGCTTTAAGTAGTATTTCAGTGCTT is a genomic window of bacterium containing:
- the amaP gene encoding alkaline shock response membrane anchor protein AmaP, whose amino-acid sequence is MKIWNRIVSTIYILAGSLFAFFFLAIWAKQDFLFNATAYIEKEKISFGLTGTGIILVGIVWIINWLDHLYKTKVITFDNPDGKIKISLKAIENYINTMLTKQVKDIHSLKVKTSISSKGLNTKISLRIFSHFNIPELCTHIQEVTKNYLQDAIGIERIGNIEIFISRIKSGDAQDNEQDAVGLEPIPDTEEVE